In one window of Nitrospiraceae bacterium DNA:
- a CDS encoding SGNH/GDSL hydrolase family protein, which yields MSFHLLKILWWGLFFLLVTEFGLEFRAYQRGFDTLAFGTYQRQGDEPNPPAPNPTVLPTTLGEPVGDKKPGEIRYWIASSSHAEDIYLSRDLIFPTRLEGLLHESGQQAIVVNASHAGMNIQANQADLEARGNRIHPDVVILYQMSTQITELSKMFLSPRRSESTKGKNAGAVPPPPPAPNMIVKVFENTSIYALLKGNLSNRLAGQRLLADSLGEQGDAAFEQQVAAFVKAARQIGAEPVLCTFATSHTRSQFPNIPSTVGSFLFRYNLYLSLIGWLDTVERFNQVIRRMAATEHLRLVELDTVLSGREEYFRDFVHFTPEGHALVAQTIFSRLRQESAPGLRVATPNAGADGQRP from the coding sequence ATGAGCTTCCACTTGTTGAAAATATTGTGGTGGGGCCTGTTTTTCCTGCTCGTCACCGAATTTGGACTGGAGTTCCGCGCCTACCAGCGGGGATTCGATACCCTTGCCTTCGGTACCTATCAACGGCAGGGGGACGAGCCCAATCCCCCTGCTCCCAACCCGACTGTCCTGCCGACCACACTCGGCGAACCGGTCGGAGACAAAAAGCCGGGAGAGATTCGATACTGGATCGCATCCTCCTCACACGCGGAAGACATTTATTTGAGCCGCGACCTGATTTTCCCAACCCGATTGGAAGGCTTGCTTCATGAGTCCGGCCAACAGGCCATCGTAGTCAACGCCAGCCATGCCGGGATGAATATTCAAGCCAACCAAGCCGATCTTGAAGCACGCGGAAATCGCATCCATCCTGACGTCGTCATCCTCTATCAGATGTCGACTCAGATCACTGAACTGTCGAAAATGTTCTTGTCACCGCGACGATCGGAGTCGACCAAAGGAAAAAACGCCGGGGCAGTACCCCCGCCTCCCCCAGCGCCAAACATGATCGTGAAGGTGTTCGAAAATACGTCCATTTATGCGCTCCTGAAAGGGAATCTCTCAAATCGCTTGGCGGGGCAACGGCTGCTGGCCGATAGTTTGGGAGAACAGGGAGACGCCGCATTCGAACAGCAGGTCGCCGCCTTCGTCAAAGCTGCAAGACAGATCGGCGCCGAGCCGGTTCTCTGCACATTTGCGACCAGCCATACGCGATCGCAGTTCCCGAATATTCCGAGCACGGTCGGCAGTTTCCTCTTTCGCTACAACTTGTACCTTTCCCTGATTGGATGGCTGGATACGGTCGAGCGCTTTAACCAGGTGATCCGCAGGATGGCGGCCACTGAACACCTACGACTGGTAGAACTGGATACGGTCTTGTCCGGCCGGGAGGAATACTTCCGCGACTTCGTACATTTCACCCCAGAGGGACATGCGCTGGTCGCCCAAACGATCTTCTCCCGACTCCGTCAAGAGTCCGCGCCGGGACTTCGGGTCGCCACCCCCAATGCCGGAGCGGACGGGCAAAGACCATGA
- a CDS encoding IS3 family transposase (programmed frameshift), with the protein MGTRRKFSAEYRREAVAMLDAPGVTVSQIAADLGIGAKVLGRWRRELRRQPQQALVGNGRSRDEELSQLRRELARVTKERDGFARGGSVLRESVDVKFRMIQRCRAAFPIRLLCRCLRVSASGCYGWTTRPPSPRAPENARVLVQIRRLHTESDGISGSPPVWEELRNAGERCGRHRVARLMRGAGLQGVPQRRWWRRKPSGAPPAGTQNQLERTFTATAPNTKWGTDITYIRTAEHWLSLCIVLDLYSGGVVGWSMSPRQDRQLVVQAVLMAVWQRPGRTPVILHSDHGCQVTSDDDHPFLEVPHITCRLSAVGSCADNAAAESFFGVLQRERGNRRQYRTRAEARADIFDYIERWHNPRLRRRLAVQQEAEQLLPQVSVEMG; encoded by the exons ATAGGAACACGACGGAAGTTTTCAGCCGAGTACAGGCGAGAAGCGGTCGCCATGCTCGATGCACCGGGGGTGACGGTGAGTCAGATCGCCGCCGACCTGGGCATCGGGGCCAAAGTGTTGGGACGGTGGCGGCGTGAATTGCGCCGTCAGCCTCAGCAGGCCTTGGTGGGCAATGGGCGCTCGCGGGATGAAGAGCTGAGCCAGTTACGGCGGGAGCTGGCTCGCGTCACCAAGGAGCGGGATG GTTTTGCGCGAGGCGGCAGCGTTCTTCGCGAAAGCGTCGACGTGAAGTTTCGGATGATCCAACGATGCCGCGCTGCGTTTCCCATCCGATTACTGTGCCGCTGTTTGCGGGTGTCGGCCAGTGGGTGTTACGGCTGGACCACGCGCCCGCCCAGTCCACGAGCTCCGGAGAACGCCCGCGTACTGGTCCAGATTCGGCGCCTGCATACCGAATCCGACGGCATCAGCGGCAGTCCCCCCGTCTGGGAGGAGCTGCGCAATGCCGGCGAACGGTGCGGGCGGCACCGAGTCGCGCGCTTGATGCGTGGGGCCGGGTTGCAAGGCGTGCCGCAGCGGCGGTGGTGGCGCCGGAAGCCGTCCGGGGCTCCACCCGCGGGGACACAGAACCAGTTGGAGCGGACCTTCACCGCCACGGCGCCCAACACCAAATGGGGCACCGACATCACGTACATTCGGACCGCCGAACACTGGTTGTCTCTCTGCATCGTGCTGGATTTGTATTCGGGCGGGGTCGTGGGCTGGTCGATGAGTCCGAGGCAGGACCGGCAACTCGTGGTCCAAGCCGTGTTGATGGCCGTGTGGCAGCGGCCGGGCCGGACGCCCGTCATTCTCCATTCCGATCACGGCTGCCAGGTTACGTCCGACGACGACCACCCATTCTTGGAGGTGCCCCACATTACCTGCCGCCTGAGTGCGGTGGGCAGTTGTGCCGACAATGCGGCCGCCGAAAGTTTCTTTGGGGTGCTCCAGCGGGAGCGGGGCAACCGGCGGCAGTATCGGACGAGGGCCGAGGCAAGAGCGGATATCTTTGACTACATCGAACGTTGGCACAATCCGCGACTGCGGCGGAGACTGGCCGTTCAGCAAGAGGCGGAGCAACTCTTACCTCAGGTGTCCGTGGAAATGGGGTAG
- a CDS encoding helix-hairpin-helix domain-containing protein: MLRSLLIKLSMLGVTLGALIWIGTTTPIRQVTEPPPRPVSQPPVRSALPAAIPASPPAVAPGPEVKVKPDRGTEQAETVAKAKSVQEPAQTDAPVRLAESRRVDLNRASVTDLEGLPGIGPKLAQRVVEHRTSRGPFHSVEELQQVKGIGRKKFDRLRPFVLVTNTKVPSRH, encoded by the coding sequence ATGCTCCGGTCGCTCCTGATCAAGCTGAGCATGTTGGGAGTGACGCTGGGAGCGCTCATCTGGATTGGAACCACGACCCCGATACGGCAGGTGACCGAGCCCCCTCCGCGACCGGTATCTCAGCCTCCCGTTCGTTCGGCGCTTCCAGCTGCGATCCCGGCATCTCCCCCGGCGGTCGCACCGGGTCCAGAGGTCAAGGTCAAGCCGGATCGCGGCACAGAACAGGCTGAGACAGTCGCGAAGGCGAAGTCGGTTCAGGAACCGGCACAGACCGACGCTCCGGTTCGCCTCGCGGAATCACGTCGGGTTGATCTGAATCGGGCCAGCGTCACGGACCTTGAAGGACTGCCGGGGATCGGGCCGAAGCTGGCGCAGCGCGTCGTGGAGCATCGTACCTCACGCGGTCCGTTTCATAGCGTGGAAGAATTGCAGCAGGTCAAGGGCATCGGGCGTAAGAAGTTCGATCGTCTGCGGCCCTTCGTGCTGGTCACGAATACCAAAGTACCCTCTCGCCATTAA
- a CDS encoding RHS repeat protein, with amino-acid sequence MTTTNLKLGGLTLILLAIGTYLILLLVDSQYGGSYFFLFMAIAIIGVGLSLFLRNGEVVLLVLGLIFWAQGLSVLISYWSQGADALDFLVGLSVLGIPFGTLCISIFLLWRYRSERSRGLEVTQYVTCVLIHIVNFSVAMLPLWSQLTRFAGALLGIVFSLVNFARLGRAWDHGVSIRCGYILVSAVLLLPLAHISADTGKYLYDEVGRLIGVADSAGVTAVYNYDTVGNLTSIDRFTPPGSGIGIYLAAPGSGPATTQVTIQGYGFVRPQQTTRSSLMGPLPR; translated from the coding sequence GTGACCACAACCAATCTCAAGCTAGGTGGGCTCACGCTAATCCTGTTGGCTATTGGTACTTATCTTATTTTACTTCTCGTTGACTCCCAGTACGGAGGTAGTTACTTCTTTCTTTTCATGGCGATTGCAATTATCGGAGTGGGACTCAGCTTATTTTTGAGGAATGGTGAGGTAGTATTGCTGGTGCTGGGCTTAATTTTTTGGGCGCAAGGACTTAGCGTTCTGATTTCTTATTGGAGCCAAGGAGCAGATGCGCTCGATTTTCTAGTCGGCCTTTCAGTGCTTGGCATTCCTTTCGGAACGTTATGTATCTCTATTTTCCTGCTGTGGAGGTATCGTTCTGAGCGTTCGCGTGGTCTCGAAGTTACTCAATATGTGACATGTGTACTTATCCACATCGTGAATTTCTCTGTAGCGATGCTTCCACTATGGAGCCAACTCACGCGTTTTGCAGGTGCGCTCTTAGGAATTGTTTTCAGCCTGGTCAACTTCGCTCGGCTTGGCCGAGCCTGGGATCATGGAGTATCTATTCGGTGTGGGTATATTCTTGTATCAGCTGTGCTTTTATTACCTCTCGCCCATATCTCGGCAGATACTGGGAAATATTTGTATGATGAGGTTGGCCGACTTATTGGTGTGGCCGACAGCGCCGGCGTCACGGCGGTCTATAACTACGATACCGTGGGCAATCTCACGAGTATCGATCGCTTCACCCCACCCGGGAGCGGCATCGGAATCTATCTCGCGGCCCCAGGCAGTGGACCCGCCACGACGCAAGTGACGATCCAGGGTTATGGCTTCGTCCGACCCCAGCAAACAACACGGTCCAGTTTAATGGGACCGCTGCCACGGTGA
- a CDS encoding tyrosine--tRNA ligase has protein sequence MTSLAQQLDLILRGIVEVIQQTELETKLARAIKEQRPLRIKAGFDPTAPDLHLGHTVLIHKLKHFQDLGHQVIFLIGDFTGMIGDPTGRSETRVALSKEKVLENAKTYERQIFKILDPARTQVEFNSRWMSQMTADGLIQLSAHYNVARMLEREDFHKRYTEQRPISIHEFMYPLIQGYDSVVLKADVELGGTDQKFNLLVGRDLQRDYGQEAQVVITMPLLEGTDGVRKMSKSLGNYIALEDQPDDMFGKVMSISDALMHRYYELLTTEDLGAVRAAHPMEAKQSLAELIVARYHGAEAGRTARAAFQHKFQAREFPEQPDAHVKLTPADVKDAAAPAIGLVDLIAKTGLVPSKSEARRLIAQGGVEIDERKMTDVNGTVALESGKILRMRVGRRKFAVAEYRA, from the coding sequence GTGACATCCCTCGCGCAACAACTCGACTTGATTCTTCGCGGCATCGTGGAAGTGATCCAGCAAACCGAACTCGAGACGAAACTTGCCCGCGCCATCAAGGAGCAGCGGCCATTGCGCATCAAGGCCGGCTTCGACCCTACGGCTCCGGATCTCCATCTGGGCCATACGGTCCTGATCCACAAGCTGAAGCATTTTCAGGATCTCGGCCATCAAGTGATCTTTCTAATCGGCGATTTCACCGGCATGATCGGGGATCCGACTGGTCGATCCGAGACCAGGGTCGCGCTGTCCAAAGAGAAGGTGCTCGAGAACGCCAAGACCTATGAGCGCCAGATTTTCAAGATCCTGGACCCGGCAAGGACCCAAGTCGAATTCAACAGTCGCTGGATGAGCCAGATGACGGCCGACGGGCTCATTCAATTGAGCGCCCATTACAACGTGGCCCGCATGCTGGAACGGGAAGATTTTCATAAGCGGTACACCGAGCAGCGGCCGATCAGCATCCATGAATTCATGTATCCGCTGATCCAAGGGTATGATTCGGTGGTGCTGAAGGCGGATGTGGAACTGGGCGGCACCGATCAGAAGTTTAACCTCCTGGTCGGTCGCGATCTCCAACGGGATTACGGGCAGGAAGCTCAGGTCGTAATCACAATGCCGCTGCTCGAGGGCACCGACGGGGTCCGCAAGATGAGCAAAAGCCTGGGCAACTACATCGCCCTTGAGGACCAACCGGACGACATGTTCGGCAAGGTCATGTCGATCAGCGATGCGTTGATGCACCGGTACTATGAATTGTTGACCACTGAAGATCTGGGGGCGGTCCGTGCGGCCCATCCGATGGAAGCCAAGCAATCGCTGGCCGAATTGATCGTGGCCCGTTACCACGGGGCCGAAGCCGGTCGCACGGCGCGCGCGGCGTTCCAACACAAATTCCAAGCCCGGGAATTTCCCGAGCAGCCGGATGCCCACGTGAAGTTGACCCCGGCCGATGTGAAAGATGCCGCCGCACCCGCCATCGGCCTCGTCGACTTGATAGCCAAAACCGGACTCGTGCCAAGCAAGAGCGAGGCGCGGCGCTTGATCGCGCAGGGTGGGGTGGAAATCGACGAACGAAAGATGACCGATGTGAACGGCACGGTCGCCTTGGAGTCCGGGAAGATTTTACGGATGCGGGTCGGCCGCCGGAAGTTCGCCGTGGCCGAGTACCGTGCGTGA
- a CDS encoding saccharopine dehydrogenase NADP-binding domain-containing protein, with protein sequence MRIFVLGIGATGSRLVTLLQRQGHQVSCGDRDPVRARRFLGESSTLSVVPVNARDVWSIVRAARGSHVLVNCCPAVFNKIIMRAALRLRCHYLDTAAHLTGHPFRAEQLSFDDRFRLKRRLALVTAGVAPGLTNLLIAAAADQLDQVDDVQVRLYEQTDSDDPVSQWSAEESFDEATSAPRVYRRGTFALAPRFGDRESFRFPRPIGTVAVMLAAQDEVVTVPHFIALQSMDAKIGGPDMDQLRRWYRQGKLRKSRGLVEARFPRTPTPGTVKRLVAYGVLHNARFAAAVIVHGIRASRRTHIRYDVVVPSLALLRRRGIHSTPIAWSTAHMTALFIKHLPNRLSGAFPPEALPPATRRAILTDARRIGLRVTQRKARPTSGR encoded by the coding sequence ATGCGGATCTTTGTTCTCGGGATTGGCGCCACCGGGTCACGACTCGTCACCCTGCTTCAACGCCAGGGTCATCAGGTCTCCTGCGGCGATCGCGATCCCGTGCGAGCGCGCCGATTCCTCGGCGAATCGTCGACGCTGTCCGTCGTGCCGGTCAATGCCCGCGACGTGTGGAGCATCGTCCGGGCGGCGCGCGGCAGCCACGTCCTGGTAAATTGTTGCCCCGCAGTCTTCAATAAGATCATCATGCGGGCGGCGCTGCGCTTACGCTGTCATTATCTGGATACGGCAGCACACCTCACCGGCCATCCATTTCGAGCGGAGCAACTCTCGTTTGACGATCGGTTTCGGCTCAAGCGTCGCCTGGCGCTGGTGACGGCGGGTGTGGCCCCTGGATTGACCAACCTGTTGATCGCGGCTGCGGCGGACCAGCTTGACCAGGTCGATGACGTGCAGGTGCGGCTCTACGAGCAGACCGACAGCGACGATCCGGTGTCGCAGTGGTCGGCGGAAGAATCGTTCGATGAAGCCACATCGGCTCCACGGGTGTATCGACGCGGAACCTTCGCGCTTGCCCCAAGGTTCGGCGATCGGGAATCGTTTCGATTCCCTCGGCCGATCGGCACGGTCGCCGTCATGCTGGCCGCGCAGGATGAAGTCGTCACGGTGCCGCATTTCATTGCCTTGCAGTCGATGGACGCGAAGATCGGCGGCCCCGACATGGACCAGCTCAGGCGGTGGTACCGTCAGGGCAAACTGCGTAAGTCGCGGGGATTGGTCGAGGCCAGATTTCCGCGCACGCCGACGCCCGGCACGGTGAAGCGATTGGTGGCGTATGGAGTCCTTCACAATGCCCGTTTTGCCGCGGCCGTGATCGTGCATGGGATTCGAGCGAGTCGCAGGACGCACATTCGCTACGATGTCGTCGTGCCGAGTCTGGCGTTGCTGAGACGACGCGGCATTCACTCCACCCCGATCGCCTGGTCGACCGCGCACATGACGGCGTTGTTCATCAAGCATCTGCCGAACCGATTGTCCGGGGCCTTCCCTCCGGAAGCGCTGCCGCCTGCGACCAGACGCGCAATCCTGACCGATGCGCGCCGTATCGGATTGCGAGTCACTCAGCGTAAAGCCCGCCCTACATCAGGTCGGTGA
- a CDS encoding tetratricopeptide repeat protein, with amino-acid sequence MTFGYLVTANAAHGWKTKVNPIRRAPHATVLRVIFFLPLLAALAGGCVTRDGGTLPRPSDDPTVEAETRLWQQATNAFSDGRYASAIQLYSRYLTIYPQSRRTVEARWDLGQAYEQMGDIPAALKEYRAVAGPEGTPKNKLGSYAERASDRIEKIQRFPTPSRGSAAGHTALYVPFNGLPAISQIDQWVRQLSAQGITAILLDASPDASFTRPRAQTGADNPAVPDSLEGAFFPTQQAPVLQDWYSQLVPPAHELGLSVYAVIDLFHAPLNNPRREWHVMLYDPTRRTVHPWTQLDLLSSPLQPFLNQLLVDLSATGVDGLVFRARGENSFPYEVSDGVLRQFETQFHQPSADVAQALREKISLRQDAGASAATQTLWRWVGWKARKELDVLTTFKKQIQAAAPRLRVILEVHPEAFSNPTSALMNFGEDAAEAKRRGFDLLLGGTPRETSEVGVLATSFKGWSQEVVQPVKGVPQSPPQAWVLVRTPSDDRSGMFMGLGSFASTVRTPDLRHVVFVPDARGTLP; translated from the coding sequence ATGACCTTCGGTTACTTGGTTACGGCTAATGCTGCACACGGCTGGAAGACTAAAGTAAATCCCATCCGCAGGGCGCCGCACGCGACGGTGCTTCGGGTTATCTTCTTCCTGCCACTGCTCGCCGCCTTGGCGGGGGGGTGCGTGACGCGCGATGGCGGCACATTGCCGCGGCCGTCCGACGATCCCACGGTCGAAGCCGAAACCCGACTCTGGCAGCAGGCGACGAATGCCTTTTCCGACGGTCGGTATGCCTCTGCCATTCAACTCTACAGCCGTTACCTGACGATCTACCCGCAATCCCGCCGCACGGTTGAAGCTCGATGGGATCTTGGGCAGGCCTATGAGCAAATGGGCGATATCCCTGCGGCCTTGAAGGAATATCGCGCAGTCGCCGGTCCCGAAGGTACCCCGAAAAACAAATTGGGCAGCTATGCCGAGCGGGCCTCCGACCGCATCGAAAAAATTCAGCGTTTTCCCACCCCATCGCGTGGGAGTGCGGCCGGGCATACGGCGCTGTATGTGCCGTTCAATGGCTTGCCGGCAATCTCGCAGATCGATCAATGGGTACGACAGTTGAGCGCGCAGGGCATCACGGCAATCTTGCTGGATGCGAGCCCGGACGCGTCCTTCACCAGACCCCGTGCGCAGACCGGCGCTGACAACCCGGCTGTGCCGGATTCTCTCGAGGGAGCATTTTTCCCGACGCAGCAGGCGCCGGTACTTCAAGATTGGTACAGCCAACTTGTTCCGCCTGCCCATGAACTGGGGCTGTCCGTCTATGCGGTGATCGATCTCTTCCATGCGCCGTTGAACAACCCGCGTCGAGAGTGGCATGTCATGCTCTATGATCCGACGCGCAGGACCGTCCACCCGTGGACGCAACTGGATTTGTTATCCTCGCCGTTGCAGCCGTTTCTCAATCAGCTCTTGGTCGATCTCTCGGCGACGGGCGTCGATGGTCTCGTCTTTCGTGCGAGGGGAGAGAACAGCTTTCCCTATGAGGTGAGCGACGGGGTCTTGCGCCAGTTTGAAACGCAGTTCCATCAACCGTCGGCGGACGTGGCTCAGGCATTGAGGGAAAAGATTTCGCTGCGTCAGGATGCCGGGGCGTCGGCTGCGACCCAAACTCTCTGGCGGTGGGTCGGCTGGAAGGCGCGCAAGGAACTCGACGTCCTGACGACCTTCAAGAAACAGATCCAGGCCGCTGCTCCGCGCCTGCGCGTGATCCTCGAAGTTCATCCTGAAGCCTTTTCGAATCCCACGTCGGCGCTCATGAATTTTGGGGAAGATGCCGCGGAAGCGAAGCGTCGCGGATTCGATCTGCTCTTGGGAGGAACGCCGCGGGAGACGTCGGAGGTCGGAGTTCTGGCGACGTCGTTCAAGGGCTGGAGTCAAGAAGTCGTGCAGCCTGTGAAGGGAGTACCACAAAGTCCACCGCAGGCCTGGGTCTTGGTCAGGACGCCCAGCGATGATCGGTCGGGCATGTTTATGGGACTCGGAAGTTTTGCCAGCACAGTGCGGACGCCGGACTTGCGGCATGTGGTGTTTGTGCCCGATGCCCGCGGGACACTTCCTTGA
- the gcvH gene encoding glycine cleavage system protein GcvH, whose translation MIPSDLRYHEEHEWVRVQGQQGTVGISHFAQEALGDIVFIDLPKLGAKVTAGQQIGEVESTKTTSTIYTPVSGTISKVNSDLKDHPEAVNADPYGKGWMVVIDLASSAEVDGLMTAAQYEDFLKKQKH comes from the coding sequence ATGATACCGTCGGATCTCCGTTACCATGAGGAACACGAGTGGGTTCGCGTTCAAGGCCAACAAGGCACGGTGGGCATCAGCCACTTTGCGCAGGAGGCGCTGGGTGACATCGTGTTCATCGACCTGCCGAAGCTTGGGGCCAAGGTGACCGCGGGACAGCAGATCGGTGAAGTGGAGTCGACGAAGACCACGTCCACGATCTATACGCCGGTGAGCGGCACGATCAGCAAGGTCAACAGCGACTTGAAGGATCATCCGGAAGCGGTCAATGCCGATCCCTACGGCAAGGGATGGATGGTCGTCATCGACCTCGCAAGCAGCGCGGAGGTCGATGGTCTGATGACCGCGGCGCAGTATGAAGATTTCTTAAAGAAACAAAAGCACTAG
- the lpdA gene encoding dihydrolipoyl dehydrogenase encodes MKHIAILGAGPGGYVAAIRAAQLGARVTVVENQALGGVCLNWGCIPSKALLSVVELGDKAKKARDFGITLEGSIRYDPAVMVARKNKVVGTLVKGIGTLFKTWKIEHVEGTGALLDARTVLVKKADGTETRISADGLIIATGSSWPNLPLFPIDGAQIITSKQALDLPRIPASLLIIGGGVEGCEFASLYSGLGTQVTIIELMPRLLPLEDEEISQMMERELKKRGVDVRTGVTVEEVVRHPEVVTAHLRDGLSINAEQFLVSVGRGFNSHGIGLEVAGVQVGSRGQILVNDRMETNVPGVYAIGDVVGKAMLAHVASAQGKVAVENLLGMEKTINYDVIPAGIFTLPEIGRVGLTEQQAQDRCAAAGQDAQKALKVGRFRYGGLGKAQASGDIQGLVKVIADAATDRILGVHILGAHAADLVHEAALAMQVGATATAVGDMIHAHPTLAEGLMEAMEDVHGRAVHLARKAP; translated from the coding sequence ATGAAACACATTGCGATTCTCGGTGCGGGTCCCGGCGGCTATGTCGCGGCGATCCGCGCCGCACAATTGGGCGCGCGAGTGACCGTGGTCGAAAACCAGGCGTTGGGCGGCGTGTGCCTCAATTGGGGGTGCATCCCCAGCAAGGCGCTGTTGTCCGTCGTCGAGTTGGGCGACAAGGCCAAGAAGGCTCGAGACTTCGGGATTACGCTCGAGGGATCGATCCGGTACGACCCGGCCGTAATGGTGGCTCGTAAGAACAAAGTGGTCGGCACCTTGGTCAAGGGCATCGGCACTCTCTTCAAAACCTGGAAGATTGAGCATGTCGAAGGCACAGGCGCGTTGCTGGACGCAAGGACAGTGCTGGTAAAGAAAGCCGATGGGACGGAAACCCGAATCTCAGCCGATGGTCTCATCATCGCCACAGGCTCCTCTTGGCCGAACTTGCCCCTGTTCCCGATCGACGGCGCGCAGATCATCACGAGCAAGCAGGCCTTGGACCTCCCGCGCATTCCCGCCAGCCTCCTCATCATCGGTGGGGGCGTGGAGGGGTGTGAGTTCGCGTCGCTTTACAGCGGGTTAGGTACGCAGGTCACGATCATCGAATTAATGCCCCGCCTCCTTCCGCTTGAGGACGAAGAAATCAGTCAGATGATGGAGCGGGAGCTCAAGAAGCGCGGCGTGGATGTCCGCACCGGGGTGACGGTGGAGGAAGTCGTCAGGCATCCCGAGGTCGTCACGGCCCATCTGCGGGATGGATTGTCGATCAATGCCGAGCAGTTCCTGGTCTCGGTCGGCCGGGGATTCAACTCTCACGGTATCGGCCTGGAGGTCGCAGGGGTTCAGGTCGGGTCACGGGGACAAATTCTCGTCAACGATCGCATGGAGACAAATGTGCCGGGCGTCTATGCCATCGGCGACGTGGTCGGCAAGGCCATGTTGGCCCATGTGGCTTCGGCCCAGGGCAAGGTCGCCGTTGAAAATCTGCTCGGCATGGAGAAAACCATCAACTATGACGTCATCCCGGCGGGGATTTTTACGTTACCTGAGATCGGACGAGTCGGATTGACCGAGCAGCAAGCGCAGGATCGTTGCGCGGCGGCCGGGCAGGATGCGCAAAAAGCGCTGAAGGTCGGCCGCTTCCGTTACGGGGGATTGGGCAAAGCCCAGGCGAGCGGTGATATCCAGGGCTTGGTGAAAGTCATCGCCGATGCGGCCACGGATCGGATTCTCGGCGTACATATTCTGGGTGCCCATGCGGCCGACCTGGTGCACGAGGCGGCACTGGCCATGCAGGTCGGGGCGACCGCGACGGCCGTCGGTGACATGATCCATGCACACCCGACGCTAGCTGAAGGACTTATGGAGGCCATGGAGGACGTCCATGGCCGGGCGGTACACTTGGCAAGAAAGGCTCCGTAG